Proteins co-encoded in one Sebastes fasciatus isolate fSebFas1 chromosome 11, fSebFas1.pri, whole genome shotgun sequence genomic window:
- the LOC141776912 gene encoding putative ATP-dependent DNA helicase HFM1 encodes MLDSDDCTLSLDNLFFERPIVHKVKPLHQEVNPWQLEVPPSLSQLPDTQDMQKEAESLSTLYSFSQRPKTFLPPFKGSAGLKVLSSKVNSPYSYNNDEKEIEETQGGSNNTSTSTSFWGGEGFRDYAQGSHQSGRSGDETPQDSGHVAISRRCLSLDRSKSPPLRRRQVSVVCQDNIYMIVN; translated from the exons ATGTTGGACTCTGATGACTGCACCTTGTCCCTGGACAACCTGTTTTTTGAGAGACCCATTGTCCACAAAGT AAagccactgcaccaggaggtcAACCCGTGGCAGCTGGAAGTGCCTCCATCTCTTTCTCAGCTTCCAGACACTCAGGATATGCAGAAGGAGGCAGAGTCTCTCTCTAccctataca GTTTCTCACAGAGACCCAAGACATTCCTGCCTCCTTTTAAAGGATCAGCTGGCCTTAAGGTTTTATCATCAAAAGTCAACAGTCCTTACAGTTATAATAATGATGAGAAAGAGATTGAGGAAACTCAGGGTGGCAGCAATAacaccagcaccagtaccagctTTTGGGGAGGTGAAGGGTTCAGGGATTACGCTCAGGGTTCCCACCAGAGTGGCAGAAGTGGAGATGAAACCCCGCAGGACTCTGGTCACGTAGCCATCAGCAGGAGGTGTTTGTCTCTGGACCGCAGCAAAAGCCCACCTCTACGGAGAAGGCAAGTGTCCGTTGTTTGTCAAGACAACATTTACATGATTGTGAATTAA